A window of the Yersinia rochesterensis genome harbors these coding sequences:
- a CDS encoding DsbE family thiol:disulfide interchange protein, whose amino-acid sequence MKQRWPWLLVPVLAFFLGLVLYSGLNRDPHHIELAEKNLPIPEFSLSELQQPEQKITRSQLLGKVTVINVWASWCASCKQELAVLDQIASSLNKVQFYGLNYRDERQAALNTLHRYSNPYQKNLYDPQGILALAMGVYGTPETWLIDADGIIRQRYAGEMTLEIWQQQFMPLLAQWAEAETP is encoded by the coding sequence ATGAAACAGCGGTGGCCTTGGTTGCTGGTTCCAGTGCTGGCCTTTTTCTTAGGATTGGTGCTCTACAGCGGCCTAAATCGTGACCCGCATCATATTGAGTTAGCAGAGAAAAACCTGCCAATCCCCGAGTTTTCATTATCTGAATTACAGCAACCAGAACAAAAAATAACGCGGAGCCAACTGCTGGGGAAAGTGACTGTGATTAATGTATGGGCCAGTTGGTGCGCCAGTTGCAAACAAGAGCTGGCGGTATTAGACCAGATTGCTAGCAGCTTAAATAAAGTACAGTTTTACGGGTTGAATTACCGCGACGAGCGCCAGGCGGCATTGAATACACTCCACCGCTACAGCAATCCTTATCAAAAGAATCTTTATGACCCACAAGGGATTTTAGCGCTGGCGATGGGAGTCTATGGCACCCCCGAAACCTGGCTGATTGATGCTGATGGTATTATTCGCCAGCGCTATGCGGGTGAAATGACATTAGAGATATGGCAACAGCAGTTTATGCCATTATTGGCGCAATG